The following proteins are co-located in the Dietzia timorensis genome:
- a CDS encoding WhiB family transcriptional regulator, whose protein sequence is MDWRHKAICRDEDPELFFPVGNSGPALAQVGEAKKVCNRCPVASDCLAWALESGQDAGVWGGMSEDERRALKRRRTRARAAV, encoded by the coding sequence ATGGATTGGCGCCACAAGGCCATCTGCCGCGATGAGGATCCCGAACTGTTCTTCCCGGTCGGTAACTCCGGACCCGCCCTTGCCCAGGTCGGCGAGGCGAAGAAGGTCTGCAACCGCTGCCCGGTCGCATCCGACTGCCTCGCCTGGGCCCTCGAGTCCGGCCAGGATGCCGGCGTCTGGGGTGGAATGAGCGAGGACGAGCGCCGTGCGCTCAAGCGCCGCCGCACCCGCGCGCGCGCCGCGGTCTAA
- a CDS encoding biotin/lipoyl-binding carrier protein, with protein MAEKVSAEMVASILQVQVAVGDTVEPGQAVILLESMKMEIPVLTETGGKVTGISVEVGDVVQAGDLLVEIE; from the coding sequence ATGGCCGAGAAGGTATCCGCCGAAATGGTGGCGAGCATTCTGCAGGTCCAGGTGGCCGTAGGGGATACGGTCGAGCCCGGACAGGCGGTTATCTTGCTTGAGTCGATGAAGATGGAGATTCCCGTGCTCACCGAGACCGGCGGGAAGGTTACGGGGATCTCGGTCGAAGTGGGGGACGTCGTTCAGGCCGGCGATCTTCTGGTGGAGATCGAATAG
- a CDS encoding DEAD/DEAH box helicase, producing the protein MNTTPASADPAGSSFADLGVSPEICAALERRGITSPFAIQELTLPIALDGRDIIGQARTGMGKTYGFGVPLLNRIASGEVKKLDGTPRALVVVPTRELCMQVTSDLRIAAEDLQVPKTPRSRTSKRPLVVEAIYGGTSYDGQKDALSSGVDVVVGTPGRLLDLANQKVLNLSAAEILVLDEADQMLDLGFLPDVESILRLVPERRQTMLFSATMPQEILTLSRRFLSKPMHVRAESASSTPTHEVVRQFVYRAHNLDKVEMISRILQAEGRGATMIFTRTKRSAHNVSEDLKERGFKATAIHGDLGQQARERALDRFRTGKADVIVATDVAARGIDIDDVTHVINYQCPDDEKTYIHRIGRTGRAGRDGIAITLVDWDDLFKWNHINKALELGKPEPAETYSSSPHLYSDLDIPEGITGRVAPPSTDKANDGGRGNSPRGRSSRGGGNRRRRSGSVSGSAPASEQGPSADSGGESSGRRRRRRTRGNARPSGDSSNS; encoded by the coding sequence TTGAATACGACCCCCGCTTCCGCCGACCCCGCCGGGTCTTCGTTCGCCGACCTCGGTGTCAGCCCGGAGATCTGCGCGGCCCTCGAGCGCCGCGGCATCACCTCCCCCTTCGCGATTCAGGAGCTCACTCTCCCCATCGCCCTCGACGGACGCGACATCATCGGCCAGGCCCGTACCGGCATGGGCAAGACCTATGGTTTCGGTGTGCCGCTGCTCAACCGCATCGCCTCCGGCGAGGTGAAGAAGCTCGACGGCACACCGCGGGCGCTGGTCGTCGTCCCCACTCGCGAGCTATGCATGCAGGTCACCTCCGACCTGAGGATCGCGGCCGAGGACCTCCAGGTTCCCAAGACGCCGCGTTCGCGCACCTCGAAGCGCCCGCTCGTGGTCGAGGCGATCTACGGCGGTACCTCGTACGACGGCCAGAAGGACGCCCTATCCTCGGGCGTCGACGTCGTCGTCGGCACGCCCGGCCGCCTGCTCGATCTCGCCAACCAGAAGGTCCTCAACCTCTCCGCCGCGGAGATCCTCGTGCTCGACGAGGCCGATCAAATGCTCGACCTCGGCTTTCTTCCGGACGTCGAGTCGATCCTGCGGCTGGTGCCCGAGCGCCGCCAGACGATGTTGTTCTCGGCGACGATGCCGCAGGAGATCCTCACGCTCTCTCGCCGCTTTCTTTCCAAGCCGATGCACGTGCGCGCGGAGTCCGCGTCGAGCACCCCAACCCACGAGGTCGTCCGCCAGTTCGTCTACCGGGCACACAATCTCGACAAGGTCGAGATGATCTCCCGCATTCTCCAGGCCGAAGGCCGCGGCGCGACGATGATCTTCACGCGCACCAAGCGAAGCGCGCACAACGTCTCCGAGGACCTCAAGGAGCGCGGCTTCAAGGCGACCGCGATCCATGGCGATCTCGGACAGCAGGCACGCGAGCGCGCGCTCGATCGGTTCCGCACCGGCAAGGCCGACGTCATCGTCGCGACGGATGTCGCCGCACGCGGCATCGACATCGACGACGTAACCCACGTCATCAACTACCAGTGCCCGGACGACGAGAAGACCTACATCCACCGCATCGGCCGCACCGGCCGTGCCGGGCGCGACGGTATCGCGATCACACTCGTGGACTGGGACGACCTATTCAAGTGGAACCACATAAACAAGGCTCTCGAGCTGGGCAAACCGGAACCCGCGGAAACCTATTCCAGCTCCCCACACCTGTATTCGGACCTCGATATCCCCGAGGGGATCACTGGTCGCGTCGCCCCGCCGTCAACAGATAAGGCCAATGACGGCGGACGTGGCAATTCCCCACGAGGGCGTTCCTCGCGAGGCGGCGGCAACCGTCGCCGCCGTTCCGGTTCCGTCTCGGGGTCCGCGCCGGCGTCCGAGCAGGGCCCATCCGCCGACTCGGGAGGGGAATCCTCCGGCAGGCGCCGTCGCCGCCGCACACGCGGCAACGCTCGTCCCTCCGGTGATTCTTCGAATTCCTGA
- the aroA gene encoding 3-phosphoshikimate 1-carboxyvinyltransferase: protein MNNAPAESAAHWSAPTAPAAVRASVRVPGSKSLTNRALVLAALADSPSTLTGTLRSRDTELMIGALRSLGAHISGDGDTVTVAPGPLHGAEIDCGLAGTVMRFVPPVAALASGESVFDGDPAARTRPQSTMLDALRALGVGVDGNALPFRLTGTGRLAGGEIELDSSASSQFVSGLLLAAARFDQGLRIRHVGKGAVPSQPHIDMTLEVLRSVGVDARSPAEGVWEVAPGPIAGHDWVIEPDLSNATPFMAAAAVTGGEVRIPLWPLSTTQAGDAFRDICVQMGADVRWEDVDESAGVATCVVTGPPALGGTTSGLRGTTLDLSAVGELTPTIAALAAVSTGETSLRGIAHLRGHETDRLAALAAEIRGLGGQVDELEDGLRIFPRPLQAGTWHAYADHRMATAGAILGLIVPGVMVDDIASTSKTMPDFTGLWDAMLTGGEK, encoded by the coding sequence ATGAATAACGCCCCCGCCGAATCCGCGGCCCACTGGAGCGCGCCGACCGCGCCCGCCGCCGTCCGCGCGAGTGTGCGCGTACCCGGTTCGAAATCGCTCACCAACCGGGCGCTCGTACTTGCCGCGCTCGCCGACTCCCCCTCGACGCTGACCGGGACGCTGCGTAGCCGCGATACCGAGCTCATGATCGGGGCGCTGCGCTCGTTGGGTGCGCACATTTCCGGCGACGGCGATACGGTGACCGTCGCCCCGGGGCCGCTTCATGGGGCGGAAATCGACTGTGGCCTGGCGGGAACGGTGATGCGCTTCGTACCCCCGGTTGCCGCGCTCGCATCCGGGGAATCGGTGTTCGACGGCGATCCGGCCGCGCGCACCCGTCCACAGAGCACCATGCTCGACGCGCTGCGCGCGCTCGGGGTCGGCGTCGACGGCAACGCGCTGCCGTTCCGGCTCACCGGCACGGGGCGGCTCGCCGGCGGGGAGATCGAGCTCGATTCCTCGGCGTCCTCGCAGTTCGTCTCCGGCCTGCTGCTCGCGGCCGCCCGGTTCGATCAGGGCCTTCGGATCCGCCACGTCGGCAAGGGCGCGGTTCCCTCCCAGCCGCATATAGACATGACCCTCGAGGTTTTGCGTTCGGTGGGCGTCGACGCGCGCAGCCCCGCCGAGGGCGTGTGGGAGGTCGCTCCAGGACCGATCGCGGGGCACGACTGGGTGATCGAGCCGGATCTTTCGAATGCGACTCCGTTCATGGCGGCCGCCGCCGTCACCGGCGGTGAGGTTCGGATTCCGTTGTGGCCTCTGTCGACGACACAGGCCGGCGACGCCTTCCGGGACATCTGCGTGCAGATGGGCGCGGACGTTCGTTGGGAGGACGTCGATGAGTCGGCCGGGGTTGCCACGTGCGTGGTGACCGGTCCGCCTGCGCTCGGCGGCACGACGAGCGGACTGCGGGGAACGACACTGGACCTGTCCGCGGTCGGCGAGCTGACGCCGACGATCGCCGCGCTCGCCGCGGTTTCCACCGGAGAGACGTCGCTTCGCGGGATCGCACATCTGCGGGGGCACGAAACCGACCGGCTCGCGGCGTTGGCTGCCGAGATTCGCGGGCTCGGAGGGCAGGTCGACGAGCTCGAGGACGGACTACGAATCTTTCCGCGGCCGCTCCAGGCCGGAACGTGGCATGCCTACGCCGACCATCGCATGGCGACGGCCGGGGCGATACTCGGGCTCATCGTGCCCGGCGTGATGGTCGATGACATTGCATCGACGTCGAAAACCATGCCCGACTTCACCGGACTATGGGACGCGATGCTCACCGGGGGCGAGAAGTAG
- a CDS encoding DUF3107 domain-containing protein, which produces MLLTIGLKESGRELKVKTELEEKDVRAKVAETAESPAQFMEFEKEDGRTLLINPSAIAYLDFGTDKPRSVGFGSR; this is translated from the coding sequence ATGTTGCTCACCATCGGACTCAAGGAAAGCGGCCGCGAGCTCAAGGTCAAGACCGAGCTCGAGGAAAAGGATGTGCGTGCGAAGGTTGCCGAGACCGCGGAATCGCCCGCGCAGTTCATGGAGTTCGAGAAGGAAGACGGCCGGACACTGCTCATTAACCCCTCCGCGATCGCCTACCTCGATTTCGGAACCGATAAGCCCCGATCTGTCGGATTCGGGTCGCGCTAA
- a CDS encoding SOS response-associated peptidase, with the protein MCGRYSLQSDPAQLAVDLDALDLASKPAAGNVPAEGPRAPRFNIAPTTTIPALTSGEENRELLAMRWGLVPSWTKDPRDLPNLFNARSETAATKPSFRSAVRRRHAVVPMDGWYEWVPAPAQQEGGKKGPKQPFFMSLPGDSGLHMAALWERWTMPAADDDAAPDLFAHADSGDAEQHPERVMYSCTILTTEALGPLRAVHHRMPLVVPPEKLDAWLDPEIITVPLDLVDGDELTAWAETIEIRPVSRAVSNVRNDGPELLEPVPSPEWFHAG; encoded by the coding sequence ATGTGTGGGCGATACTCCTTGCAATCGGACCCGGCGCAACTCGCGGTGGACCTCGACGCGCTTGATCTGGCTTCCAAGCCGGCTGCCGGCAACGTCCCCGCCGAGGGCCCGCGCGCGCCGCGCTTCAACATCGCTCCCACCACGACGATCCCGGCGCTTACCTCGGGCGAAGAGAACCGCGAGCTCCTCGCGATGCGCTGGGGGCTCGTCCCGTCGTGGACCAAGGATCCGCGGGACCTGCCGAATCTCTTCAACGCCAGGTCCGAGACCGCCGCGACCAAGCCGTCCTTCCGCTCCGCGGTGCGCCGCCGTCATGCCGTGGTGCCGATGGATGGCTGGTACGAATGGGTGCCCGCACCCGCCCAGCAAGAAGGCGGCAAGAAGGGGCCGAAGCAGCCGTTCTTCATGTCGCTACCCGGCGACTCGGGGCTGCACATGGCGGCGCTGTGGGAGCGCTGGACCATGCCCGCCGCCGATGACGACGCCGCTCCCGATCTCTTCGCCCACGCCGACTCCGGCGACGCGGAACAGCATCCGGAACGGGTCATGTACTCGTGCACGATCCTCACCACCGAGGCCCTTGGACCGCTGCGCGCGGTCCACCACCGCATGCCGCTCGTCGTGCCGCCGGAAAAGCTCGACGCGTGGCTCGATCCCGAGATCATCACCGTCCCGCTCGACCTCGTCGACGGCGACGAGCTGACGGCGTGGGCGGAGACCATCGAGATCCGTCCGGTTTCGCGGGCGGTGTCGAACGTCCGCAACGACGGTCCCGAACTCCTCGAGCCCGTGCCCAGCCCCGAGTGGTTCCACGCCGGCTAG
- a CDS encoding ThiF family adenylyltransferase, which produces MATAFPPLVEPGPELTLPERERYARHLILRDFGPEAQRRVRAARVLVVGAGGLGSPLLSYLAAAGVGHLTVVDDDVVEVSNLHRQVIHGSSTLGMPKAESAARRLADLTDLVEVDAKVERLDPSNVREYVAACDVVVDGSDNFATRYLVADACEIEGTPLVWGTLDRYRAQVAVFWSAPPAGYEPVSLRDVYPQPPAPGTVPSCGEAGILGALTGQVGSLMAMQALWLITGVAEPVLGRLVLIDSLSTSQRSLRVTADPDRKRATALAPAVGGESCEVSLAGTPAGDGSAVTEIGVAEVSRRLGSPGTVLLDVREAGERAVAAIEPSIWVPLGELGAALDDPTSPLSRALGAGEHVVVYCKAGARSANAAKQMIDRGADAERVESMAGGIDAWSDEIDPTLPRY; this is translated from the coding sequence ATGGCCACAGCATTTCCGCCGCTCGTCGAGCCGGGGCCCGAGCTGACCCTGCCCGAGCGCGAGCGCTACGCGCGCCATCTGATCTTGCGTGATTTCGGCCCCGAGGCGCAGCGTCGCGTACGCGCCGCCCGAGTTCTCGTCGTCGGTGCGGGTGGACTCGGTTCGCCCCTGCTGTCGTATCTCGCCGCGGCGGGCGTCGGCCACCTCACGGTCGTGGATGACGACGTGGTGGAGGTGTCCAACCTGCACCGCCAGGTCATCCACGGATCCTCGACCCTCGGGATGCCGAAGGCCGAATCGGCGGCGCGGCGCCTCGCCGACCTCACCGATCTCGTCGAGGTCGATGCCAAGGTGGAGCGCCTCGACCCGAGCAATGTGCGCGAATACGTCGCCGCGTGCGATGTGGTCGTCGACGGCTCGGACAACTTCGCGACCCGGTATCTCGTCGCCGATGCCTGCGAGATCGAGGGGACTCCGCTCGTGTGGGGCACCCTGGACCGATACCGCGCGCAGGTCGCGGTGTTCTGGTCCGCGCCGCCCGCCGGCTACGAGCCCGTCAGCCTCCGGGACGTGTACCCGCAGCCACCGGCGCCAGGCACTGTGCCCTCCTGCGGCGAGGCAGGGATTCTCGGCGCGCTCACCGGGCAGGTCGGCTCGCTCATGGCGATGCAGGCGCTGTGGCTCATCACCGGGGTGGCCGAGCCGGTACTCGGGCGGCTCGTGCTCATCGACTCGCTTTCGACCTCGCAGCGCAGCCTCCGTGTTACGGCGGACCCGGACCGGAAGAGAGCGACCGCGCTCGCGCCCGCCGTGGGCGGGGAATCCTGCGAGGTCTCGCTCGCCGGCACGCCTGCGGGCGATGGGTCCGCAGTCACCGAGATCGGGGTCGCCGAGGTCTCGCGTCGGCTCGGTTCACCGGGAACGGTGCTGCTCGACGTGCGCGAGGCGGGCGAGCGCGCCGTCGCCGCCATCGAGCCGTCGATCTGGGTGCCGCTCGGCGAACTCGGCGCGGCGCTCGACGATCCGACCAGCCCGCTGTCGAGGGCGCTCGGGGCGGGGGAGCACGTCGTCGTCTACTGCAAGGCCGGCGCGCGCTCCGCTAATGCGGCCAAGCAGATGATCGATCGCGGCGCGGACGCCGAGCGGGTGGAGTCCATGGCAGGCGGAATCGACGCGTGGTCGGACGAAATCGATCCCACGCTGCCGCGTTATTGA
- a CDS encoding sigma-70 family RNA polymerase sigma factor, whose translation MREPVGGVVRLDSYARSAKGARVTDEKSPTNAEKADEFQELAMPLLDQLYGAALRMTRNPADAEDLVQEAYAKAFSAFHTFKRGTNFRAWMHRILTNAYINHYRKRQRQPAQYPTEEISDWEYAAAAEHSSTGLRSAEVEAMDRLPDDEIKTALAELPEEFRMAVYYADVEGLPYKEIADIMDTPLGTVMSRLHRGRKQLRESLHDVAVDRGFAREEA comes from the coding sequence ATGCGTGAGCCAGTCGGCGGGGTCGTGCGTCTAGACTCGTACGCACGGTCTGCGAAAGGAGCCCGGGTGACGGACGAGAAGTCCCCGACGAACGCCGAGAAGGCGGACGAGTTCCAGGAACTCGCCATGCCTCTGCTCGACCAGCTCTACGGCGCGGCGCTTCGGATGACGCGCAATCCGGCAGACGCCGAGGACCTGGTCCAGGAGGCGTATGCGAAGGCCTTCAGCGCGTTCCACACCTTCAAGCGCGGCACGAACTTCCGTGCCTGGATGCACCGCATCCTCACCAACGCGTACATCAACCACTACCGCAAGCGTCAGCGCCAACCGGCACAGTATCCGACCGAGGAGATCAGCGACTGGGAGTACGCGGCCGCTGCCGAGCACAGCTCCACGGGGCTTCGCTCAGCCGAAGTGGAGGCCATGGACAGGCTTCCGGACGATGAGATCAAGACTGCGCTGGCCGAACTTCCCGAGGAGTTCCGGATGGCGGTGTACTACGCCGACGTCGAAGGGCTGCCGTACAAGGAGATCGCCGACATCATGGACACGCCGTTGGGCACCGTGATGAGCCGCCTGCACCGCGGTCGCAAGCAATTGCGTGAGTCTCTCCACGACGTCGCGGTCGATCGCGGTTTCGCGAGAGAGGAGGCGTAG
- a CDS encoding CynX/NimT family MFS transporter, translated as MNTSRPESAAGTRKVVLFGAGGFVAFLGIVLVSLNLRPAVTAVSPLFTPIDEDLGLGTTGMSVLGMIPTLMFGLAGFVAIRLVARLGLEKVAVIAMAMVTVGSALRAVAPSAPILTIASAIALLGAGLGNIVCPPLVKKYFANKVSSMSMVYTTGLQLGTIIPALITVPMANALGWRMSLGSWALLGLVAMGPWIAELAASRRPASPTSSSDNAQSYGGSAKRDKPLPAWRSPLGIAMAVAFGTNSLLTYSFFTWLPRIIEEEIGLSQSAGGTALALFSAIGLVFAIAMPIVAGRLENPFSMFALASAVYLVSFAGLLWFPTAAPWLLVALLGAGPLTFPLLLTLINLRTRTSAGSAALSGFAQGVGYILASLGPLLFGWLWDLGGSLTLPLIFLVVALVVLCTSAWIACQPRMLEDELEPASPANS; from the coding sequence GTGAATACCTCCAGGCCAGAGTCCGCCGCGGGCACGCGCAAGGTCGTGCTGTTCGGAGCCGGCGGGTTCGTTGCATTCCTCGGCATCGTTCTCGTCTCGCTCAATCTGCGCCCCGCCGTCACCGCCGTCAGTCCGCTGTTCACCCCGATCGACGAGGACCTCGGCCTGGGTACGACGGGCATGAGCGTGCTCGGGATGATCCCGACCCTGATGTTCGGCCTCGCCGGTTTCGTCGCGATCCGACTCGTCGCGCGCCTCGGGCTCGAAAAGGTCGCCGTCATCGCAATGGCCATGGTGACGGTCGGGTCGGCCCTGCGCGCCGTCGCCCCGAGCGCCCCGATTCTCACGATCGCCTCGGCCATCGCGCTGCTCGGCGCCGGCTTAGGCAACATCGTCTGCCCGCCGCTGGTGAAGAAGTACTTCGCGAACAAGGTGTCGTCGATGAGCATGGTCTACACCACCGGCCTCCAGCTCGGCACGATCATCCCGGCGCTCATCACCGTGCCGATGGCGAACGCGCTGGGCTGGCGGATGTCCCTCGGCAGTTGGGCGCTGCTCGGCCTCGTCGCCATGGGTCCGTGGATCGCCGAGCTCGCAGCGTCCCGAAGGCCCGCGAGCCCGACGTCATCCAGCGACAATGCCCAGTCTTACGGGGGCAGCGCCAAGCGGGACAAGCCTCTACCGGCGTGGAGGTCTCCGCTCGGGATCGCGATGGCGGTGGCATTCGGCACGAACTCGCTGCTCACGTATTCGTTCTTCACGTGGCTGCCGCGGATCATCGAGGAGGAGATCGGGCTGAGCCAGTCCGCCGGCGGCACCGCGCTGGCGTTGTTCTCCGCGATCGGACTGGTCTTCGCGATCGCCATGCCGATCGTGGCGGGCAGGCTGGAGAATCCGTTCTCGATGTTCGCGCTCGCGTCGGCCGTATACCTCGTGTCGTTCGCGGGGCTGCTGTGGTTCCCGACCGCCGCGCCGTGGCTGCTCGTGGCGCTGCTCGGCGCCGGGCCGCTCACCTTCCCGCTGCTGCTCACGCTCATCAACCTGCGCACGCGCACGTCGGCGGGCTCGGCGGCGCTGTCGGGCTTCGCGCAGGGCGTCGGCTATATCCTCGCGAGCCTCGGGCCGCTGCTGTTCGGCTGGCTGTGGGACCTCGGCGGCTCGCTCACACTGCCGCTGATCTTCCTCGTGGTCGCGCTGGTCGTGCTGTGCACCTCGGCGTGGATCGCCTGCCAGCCGCGCATGCTCGAGGACGAGCTCGAACCGGCCTCGCCCGCGAACTCCTGA
- a CDS encoding DUF3152 domain-containing protein: MANRHTGGTTPHSQRLPREARRGDGPLRASWDPETRVQSAATSARGGGTPGKGGALRRFVDNWGWRAYAIPVLIIITVAVIADAVRSPSVAETGSSGEIENSNPGPIPGADDDPNREIPEMGQLPPGGPVLEAGAGSFYVVPGTSDVIGQDSGELNDFTIEVEDGIDTGDFGGDDAIAQMIEATLYNPKSWTADGKVKFQRVDGDASPKFRISLATPETVREACGFDIELETSCYNPDTERVYLNLARWVRGATSFEGDIGLYRQYQINHEVGHAVGHPQHDPCPGDGRLAPIMMQQTLSLKNSDLHSLDPGGYAPDDDVTCRPNAWPFPEV; the protein is encoded by the coding sequence ATGGCGAACCGCCATACCGGTGGCACGACACCGCACAGCCAGAGGCTGCCGCGAGAGGCGCGCAGAGGAGATGGTCCGCTGCGCGCATCGTGGGACCCGGAAACACGCGTGCAGTCCGCGGCGACCTCCGCCCGAGGTGGCGGCACTCCCGGTAAGGGCGGCGCGCTTCGCCGGTTCGTCGACAACTGGGGATGGCGCGCGTACGCGATCCCGGTGCTCATCATCATCACGGTCGCCGTGATCGCCGATGCGGTGCGCAGCCCGTCGGTCGCCGAAACCGGTAGCAGCGGCGAGATCGAGAATTCGAACCCGGGCCCGATTCCCGGGGCGGATGATGATCCGAACCGCGAGATTCCAGAAATGGGCCAGCTCCCGCCCGGCGGACCGGTGCTCGAGGCGGGCGCCGGCTCGTTCTATGTCGTGCCAGGAACCTCCGACGTGATCGGGCAGGACTCGGGCGAGCTCAACGACTTCACCATCGAGGTCGAAGACGGCATCGACACCGGCGATTTCGGTGGGGACGACGCGATCGCCCAGATGATCGAGGCGACGCTCTACAACCCGAAGAGCTGGACCGCCGACGGCAAGGTCAAGTTCCAGCGCGTCGATGGTGACGCCAGCCCCAAGTTCCGCATCTCGCTGGCCACTCCCGAGACGGTGCGGGAGGCCTGCGGCTTCGATATCGAGCTCGAGACCTCCTGCTACAACCCGGACACCGAGCGCGTGTACCTCAACCTCGCCAGGTGGGTGCGGGGTGCGACGTCATTCGAAGGTGATATCGGGCTGTACCGGCAGTACCAGATCAATCACGAGGTCGGCCACGCCGTCGGGCACCCTCAGCATGACCCGTGTCCGGGCGACGGCCGTCTCGCGCCGATCATGATGCAGCAGACGCTCAGCCTGAAGAACTCCGATCTCCACTCGCTTGACCCGGGCGGCTATGCGCCGGACGACGACGTAACCTGCCGCCCGAACGCCTGGCCGTTCCCGGAGGTGTAA
- a CDS encoding aminoacyl-tRNA deacylase: MGKKSNAAATPALRVLSEAGVRHTTHTYESTGTDFGAEAAEVMSDRAEAPAERIFKTLVVALSGSGSPSALGVAMVPVDAHLDLKAVAATFGASKASMADKDEAQRVTGYVLGGVSPLGQKKALPTVIDEAAELARLSDESIFFSGGKRGLEIEMAPADFIALTGARIAGIATH, from the coding sequence ATGGGCAAGAAGTCGAATGCCGCCGCGACGCCGGCACTGCGGGTCCTCTCCGAGGCGGGGGTCCGGCACACGACGCACACATACGAATCCACCGGCACCGATTTCGGGGCCGAGGCCGCGGAGGTCATGTCCGACCGCGCGGAGGCGCCGGCGGAGCGGATCTTCAAAACACTCGTCGTCGCACTCTCGGGGTCGGGTTCCCCGAGCGCTCTGGGCGTAGCGATGGTGCCCGTCGACGCGCACCTCGACCTCAAGGCCGTCGCCGCCACCTTCGGCGCGTCCAAGGCATCGATGGCAGATAAGGACGAGGCGCAGCGGGTAACCGGATACGTGCTCGGCGGCGTTTCTCCCCTCGGGCAGAAGAAAGCCCTGCCGACCGTGATCGACGAGGCGGCGGAGCTCGCCCGCCTGTCGGACGAGTCGATCTTCTTCTCCGGCGGCAAGCGCGGGCTCGAGATCGAGATGGCTCCCGCCGACTTCATCGCGCTAACCGGCGCGAGAATCGCCGGTATCGCGACACACTAG
- a CDS encoding 50S ribosomal protein bL37 — MGKRGRKKKARRKSNANHGKRPNS; from the coding sequence ATGGGCAAGCGTGGTCGTAAGAAGAAGGCTCGCCGCAAGTCCAATGCCAACCACGGCAAGCGGCCTAACTCCTAA